The DNA sequence TTGACTTCATCATCAACCTTCAACCGATAGGCCTGGAGCTTATCGATATCTTCGCGCATCAGAAAACGCTTGTTGTAGTCAATCCGGGTGATATAATCATCAAACACCTCTTTGGAAAACTCATCATCCACCTTTTGAGGCTGATAATGGTAGAATTCCATTCCACGCATCATGAGTTGGAGCAACACGCCCCCCCGTTCCCCACCACCGGTGTAAAACGTGTAGGAACTCAACATCAGAACAGCGGCGACCACTGCACTGGAAAGCAAAATTCTGAGCTTCATAAGAATGGATGTCTATCGGTTAGCAAACGATCGTCAAGCGACTACGCAATGCTGGATGTACGAATTTAACGATATACAGTTAATCGCGAAAGCTTAACCCACACTTCAAATTACAATGACATTTATACCAATTCCATACCATTATTCTTGTTCCTGCGAGAAGAACTACATTTCGAACACCGAATGGGTCATTTGGGGAAAGGATTTGAACCGATCGATTCTGCGGGGATATGAAGGAAAAATACCCAAATTTTTCTCCCTTATTTCCCTCAAAAAGCCGTCCTAAAAGCCTAGAGTGGGGGCAATTGATAGAGCAACCATCCGAGCCCGGCAGAACCAATCACGATCCAAGCCGAGTGAACCTTGGTGTAAAATGTCAGAATCACGGCAAGTATCGCAATGGCCCATCCTTGCCAGGTAAATGGTTCAAGGAGTGTAGATTGCGCCAATTGAACCAAAACTGTCACCATGATGCCCACTGCACTTACATTGACTGCATCAAGGAAAGCGGCCGCCCAGGGAGAGTTCCTGAGTTTGGGCACAAAGGGATGAAGCAAGGCTACTAAGAAGAAGGAAGGGAGAAAAATTCCCAAGGTAGCAAGTACCGCACCGGGAATACCATCGATTACATAGCCGAGAAAGGTCGCCGTGGTCAACACTGGACCGGGGGTAAATTGCCCCGCCGCAACTGCGTCCAGCAATTGTTGCTTGGTCAGCCAGCCGAGATTGTTCACCAATTCACCCTCCAAATACGCAATCAGGACATATCCGCTTCCGAAAAGTACGGCCCCAATCTTGAGCATTACCCCAAAGAGACGCGCGGGGGAATAACCGGTTATTTGTGTCGCCAGGGTCTGCATGAGCAGGAATCCACCACCAATCAATCCTGAGGGGGTCAGCAACCGTTGCTGGGCAGTCAGGAACAGCATCCCGAAAACCCCTCCTGCCAGAATCGCAATCACCTCATCCACACCAAACCACGTAGAGAGCGCCACAATTGCCCCCAAGACGCCCAATACCCAAGTCTTGACAGCTTTTTTGCCGAGCTTGATGACTGCCGCCAGAATGATCGCCAACACGGCCGGTTTGATGCCAGCGAGATACGGCGCAATGGCGGGGAGCTCTCCGTATTGGACGTATGCCCAGCCCAACAAACCTGTCAAGAAGGCCGCTGGCAAGATAAATGCCGCGCCCCCGAATATCAGTCCCAGTACGCCTCCACGGTGCATGCCGATGTGCATCATCATTTCGGTGGAATTGGGACCGGGAATGAGGTTTGTTGCCCCGACGAGGTCCAGAAAATGTTGTCGATCCAACCATTTCCGGCGCTCGACCACTTCCTCTTCCAACATGGCAATGTGTGCTGCAGGGCCACCAAAAGCCGTAAGCCCCAACTTGAAAAATACCCAAATGATTTCCTTCAAATGCTGCATGACAGGACGGGTCAAGAATAGGTGTTATGGATTCGAAGCGAAAATGAGCAGGTTTGGTTTGCCGATCCATATCATAATTGACAAAATAGACTGAATCGTCTTTGAAGATGCGATCAAGGAATCTGGACCGGATTTTCGGCTGGTAGAAACCAACCCTCCTTTTTCAAAAAAGCCGAACCTGCGATTCGCAAGTCCGGCCATTATATATACTGAAGCTCAGGGCATTCAGCTTTTAGTCAGAAAGATCAACAGACCGGGAATCAAGAAGAATGTCACCACCACATAGGCGATTCCATAGAGTCGATTCTTCAGGGTCAATTGTCCCAATCCTTCGGCCAAGCGAATCGGAATCTCGCGAACCTTGGGGATCGGGAACAGCACCAACACACCAAAGAGGTTGAAGAGCAGGTGGACAAAGGCAATCGCCAGACCCGCCTGAGCAGCTCCTACCACCGGATTAGAACTGTCATAGGCAAACAATGCCGCAAACAACGCCGTGGTGGTCGTGCCGATATTCGCTCCCATCAGGAAGGGAAAGGCATTCCTAAGCGTGACCTTATTGGTTGCCACCAATGGAACCATCAAGGAAGACGTAATAGAGCTAGACTGGACAGCTGTTGTGGACAGGAATCCAACCAACAAGGATACTGGAGGACGCTGGAACACGTAGCGGTTCATGTTGTTCTCGATCTTTCCGATCACAAGCGTCTTGAGGACCTTGCTGAGGAATTGGAGCGAGAAGAACAGTCCGAGCAATCCAATGATCAGGGAAATGACCCCATTTTTGCCAGTCAATGCGATCACCCATTTGGCAGAGGACTTGACGAACCAGAGTACTCCGGCAGATTTCTCACCGGAAACAGGCTCGAAATTGCCAGCCAAGTAAATCGCCGCATCGGACAGCATGTGGGTTGTGGTCTCTACCGTGAAGAGGATAATCACGGTGATGATATTGAAGAAGTCGTGGACACAGGCACCAGCCACGGCTTTTTTGTATTCTTCTCGATTGGTAATATGCCCCATCGCCACGATGGTGGAGGTCACCGAAGTACCGATATTGGCTCCCATAATCATCGGTGCGGCGGCAGCTACGGAAAGCTGACCGGCTCCTACCAATCCCACGATGATGGTGGTCGCGGTAGAGGAGCTCTGAATGATGGCCGTAGCCAACATCCCGATGAACAATGAGATAAATGGATTGGAAGTGATATTGAACAATTCCTCTGCCAGTCCCTTGCCGAAAAGCTTAAAGGAGCCTGACATGACGTTCAGTGAAACCAGAAAAGCAAAAAGTACAATCAGCAACAAGCCAATTTGGCCAGCCAGCTGGGATGCATTGAGCCCTTGTTCTAGATCTAGCTTCTGTGATTGGTTCACGGCCTTCTCGGAAGAAGACTCGGAAGTGTTGGGCGATGTATTAGCCATGTGTGGGTTCGATCATCAATAATTGGCACAAATCTACCCCAAGATTTTTTCAAAACCATGATGGCAATATTATGCTATTATTATCCCGCACCTAAAACACCCTCAATCAGGACCTTGAAATCCCAAAATGTTCCAACAAGACAAACATTACCCAATCAGGGAACGCATGTTATCCAGAACCAAGGGGGTATTGAGCAACATGGCCATTACTGCGCCGCCAAGCGCTCCAAACAAGTGTGCGTCGTGATTGATACGGCCCACTCCTCGCATAGACAAAACAATGGAAATGACGATAAAGAGCACCCCCATGATCCAGCCCTTGATGGGAATCGGAATCAGGATAAACTGTAGCGGCATATCGGGGTAAAAAA is a window from the Pontibacter sp. G13 genome containing:
- the chrA gene encoding chromate efflux transporter, whose translation is MQHLKEIIWVFFKLGLTAFGGPAAHIAMLEEEVVERRKWLDRQHFLDLVGATNLIPGPNSTEMMMHIGMHRGGVLGLIFGGAAFILPAAFLTGLLGWAYVQYGELPAIAPYLAGIKPAVLAIILAAVIKLGKKAVKTWVLGVLGAIVALSTWFGVDEVIAILAGGVFGMLFLTAQQRLLTPSGLIGGGFLLMQTLATQITGYSPARLFGVMLKIGAVLFGSGYVLIAYLEGELVNNLGWLTKQQLLDAVAAGQFTPGPVLTTATFLGYVIDGIPGAVLATLGIFLPSFFLVALLHPFVPKLRNSPWAAAFLDAVNVSAVGIMVTVLVQLAQSTLLEPFTWQGWAIAILAVILTFYTKVHSAWIVIGSAGLGWLLYQLPPL
- a CDS encoding Na/Pi symporter, coding for MANTSPNTSESSSEKAVNQSQKLDLEQGLNASQLAGQIGLLLIVLFAFLVSLNVMSGSFKLFGKGLAEELFNITSNPFISLFIGMLATAIIQSSSTATTIIVGLVGAGQLSVAAAAPMIMGANIGTSVTSTIVAMGHITNREEYKKAVAGACVHDFFNIITVIILFTVETTTHMLSDAAIYLAGNFEPVSGEKSAGVLWFVKSSAKWVIALTGKNGVISLIIGLLGLFFSLQFLSKVLKTLVIGKIENNMNRYVFQRPPVSLLVGFLSTTAVQSSSITSSLMVPLVATNKVTLRNAFPFLMGANIGTTTTALFAALFAYDSSNPVVGAAQAGLAIAFVHLLFNLFGVLVLFPIPKVREIPIRLAEGLGQLTLKNRLYGIAYVVVTFFLIPGLLIFLTKS